CCTAGATATTCGCCAGATTTGAACCCGATTGAACATGTGTGGTATCGGATTAAGCAAAAGGTGCGTAAGCTACAGGTGAGTGCAATCGAAAACTTGCAATCCTTAGTCAATGAAACTATCCGTAGCTTATGTCAAGTTTTGTGATTTTAGCTATAATTATAATGAATTCTAGCTTCGTGGTCTCTTTCTCGATGCCACAGCAGTTTTTTCTTGATCCTTAGCCGCTTAAACTGGTAGAATATAGCATCTGGCACTACCCCAAATCCTCTCGCTCTTTCTCTTAAGGTTTTATCTGGATACAGTTCTTAGCCACATCTATTTTTCGCCTTCTGCTCTCGACACTTTCAAGACTGAGTCTATTAAGCTGATGGTAAATCGTCGCCCTGGCAATCTGAAACATGCTGGTGGCTTGGGTGACACTGTTGCCACTCCTAATAAAGGCGATGACTTTTTTCTTAAATCCAGGCTTTAGGACATTTCCCATTTTCTCCGCAATGTCTACTCTGGCTTGACACTTACACTATCCTTGAATATGCTGTCTCATTTTTATCTGAAATGACTATATCTACGGTTTTCCCAATCATCATTTACTAGCGACCAACGAGCCTTTCTATCGTCCTAGCAATCGTTGGAAATAGATCACTAGACTTTTCCACAATTGCCGCCGCGCTGTAGTAAAGCATGGCATTGAACCCACCGGTATCCCCTGACCTGCGGAAGTCAGTACGGACGGCAACGACCGGAATCCCTTTAGCCACGGCATAGCCGCATTCCCAGCATGTACCGCTATCGGCATCAGCGCCATCGAGAATCGCCACCACCAGGTCAGAATTTGACAGACCATCGAGACAGGTTCGGTAAATGTCTTCTCCTTCTTTACCCTGACACTCCACTTGTGGGCAAAAGACGGTTAACCCCTGTTCTTTGAGATAGGCAGCCAAACTCAGATTAAAACTTTGTTCAGCTAGGGTAAAGAGCGGCGCTGCCAGATAGACTTTTACCATAAAGTTACAGTATACAGGCTCTAAGTCCTCTCTGCCTAGAGCAATTGATCTCTGCAAGATACACCTTTACAGCCAAGTTACAATCTAGATGGCTGGGAATGCCAGCGTTGACCCAACGGAAAATCAGGCCAAGTCGTAACCGGAATCAGCCTATGAATTTACCGATTTCTCCTTCACTCTTTCTGACGTGGGCTATTGCCATTGCAGCAGCCTTGG
The Gloeomargarita sp. SKYB120 DNA segment above includes these coding regions:
- a CDS encoding nucleoside 2-deoxyribosyltransferase is translated as MVKVYLAAPLFTLAEQSFNLSLAAYLKEQGLTVFCPQVECQGKEGEDIYRTCLDGLSNSDLVVAILDGADADSGTCWECGYAVAKGIPVVAVRTDFRRSGDTGGFNAMLYYSAAAIVEKSSDLFPTIARTIERLVGR